Proteins encoded in a region of the Mesoflavibacter profundi genome:
- a CDS encoding lipocalin family protein, which yields MQNLKHILLLISLITFFNCSKKKEDYTQYLNGYWEIKHVTLNNGTEKSYKINETVDYIQILNDSVGVRKKMKPKFDGTYSTTNFQEKFTFNLSENGLELNYKTPYYSWKETIQSISKSEMTVVNDNKDVYLYKRYQPIKLD from the coding sequence ATGCAAAATTTAAAACATATTTTATTATTAATCAGCTTAATTACATTCTTTAATTGTAGTAAAAAAAAGGAGGATTATACGCAATATCTAAATGGATATTGGGAAATAAAGCATGTGACTTTAAATAACGGTACAGAAAAATCTTATAAAATAAACGAAACTGTAGATTATATTCAAATATTAAACGATTCGGTTGGCGTTAGAAAAAAGATGAAACCTAAATTTGATGGTACTTATAGTACTACAAATTTTCAAGAAAAATTCACTTTTAATTTATCAGAAAACGGATTAGAATTAAACTACAAAACACCGTATTACAGTTGGAAAGAAACGATACAATCTATTTCAAAATCGGAAATGACGGTAGTAAACGACAATAAAGACGTATATTTATATAAAAGATACCAACCTATTAAATTAGATTAA
- a CDS encoding DUF721 domain-containing protein, which produces MAKRNNDILNLQDVLKDFVNENNLEKGLDKVQVRNAWAKLMGNGINNYTTAIELKNDTLYVQLSSSALREELSYGKQKIIELLNEEIGKEIVNKIVLR; this is translated from the coding sequence ATGGCAAAAAGAAATAACGACATACTAAACTTACAAGACGTTTTAAAAGATTTTGTAAACGAAAATAATCTTGAAAAAGGTTTAGATAAAGTACAAGTTAGAAATGCCTGGGCAAAATTAATGGGTAATGGTATAAATAATTACACAACTGCTATAGAGTTAAAAAACGACACACTTTATGTACAACTAAGTTCTAGCGCTTTAAGAGAAGAACTAAGCTATGGCAAACAAAAAATTATAGAATTATTAAATGAAGAGATAGGAAAAGAAATAGTTAATAAAATAGTATTGAGATAA
- a CDS encoding cold-shock protein, with translation MAQGKVKFFNDSKGFGFITEEGSNTDHFVHISGLIDEVREGDNVEYDLQEGRKGLNAVNVKVI, from the coding sequence ATGGCTCAAGGCAAAGTAAAATTTTTTAACGATTCTAAAGGATTTGGTTTTATTACCGAAGAAGGATCTAACACAGACCATTTCGTACACATCTCTGGACTTATTGATGAAGTAAGAGAAGGAGACAATGTAGAATATGATCTACAAGAAGGACGTAAAGGTTTGAACGCAGTAAATGTAAAAGTAATTTAA
- a CDS encoding M4 family metallopeptidase: protein MKTRLLLLLFIVSNAIYAQTNNNTLKKFIDATNASVTLNTTNNTPEFIIFPFDQPLVVNGNSVKEKSQNFINLNADLLGIHPNNLILKETRVDNYGMQHVIFDQLHNGVKVFDGQLRFHFNSDQKVTSINGTLISGLKVNSQPQITASQASGMALQYVSNQNLSSSNVPLMVIKTNLYVFQKGLIENKNFGDYLVYEVEVRNNNDVREYLFIDAFTGEIVQQFTGMAHINRQVYENNTFNFVWQEGDAFPGSLTNWQQNEVVASEDVYNFFENAFGYVSYDNQDATMVTINNNPNISCPNANWNGVSANYCDGTAADDVIAHEWGHAYTEYTSGLIYYYQSGALNESFSDVWGETVDLLNNYEDFGEDLSIRTGISCTPSLRWKVGEDATAFGGAIRDMYNPPCNNDPGRVGANNYWCSPGDSGGVHINSGIPNHAYALLVDGGSYNGYIVTGIGFTKAAHIFWRAQSQYLTPTSDFSVFADALEASANDLLGINLTGLSTDAPVGPSGEIITAADITQLNNALLAVELRMNPDQCGFTPLLSETTTLCNNATSGALYTQDWENGLDGWTVSNVPSNPSSWEPRDWVLEPNLPKSRPGTGVFGADPIIGDCGADLENGILRLESPVINLPSGVAGDFELAFNHNVSTEFQWDGTNVKYSKNGGVWKIVPASAFTTNAYNDVINPASSGNDNPLQGQAAFTGYDEGGLTGSWVTSVVNFANMNVNAGDSIQLRFEVGTDGCNGTVGWYLDEIYVYNCSVDLLSVQNFETLDKSIRIYPNPSNGIFNIQNNGNINLTSIEVIDINGRVIKSNTSTFNQVDLNDVSNGIYFVKLKSNSTTITKKVIKN, encoded by the coding sequence ATGAAAACAAGATTACTACTATTACTTTTTATTGTAAGTAATGCAATTTATGCGCAAACAAACAATAATACTTTAAAAAAGTTCATAGATGCGACCAATGCTTCTGTAACTTTAAACACCACTAACAACACACCAGAATTTATTATTTTTCCTTTTGATCAACCATTGGTGGTTAATGGAAATTCTGTTAAAGAAAAATCTCAGAATTTTATTAATTTAAATGCAGATCTTTTAGGGATACATCCTAATAATTTAATACTTAAAGAGACTAGAGTAGATAATTATGGAATGCAACATGTTATTTTTGATCAACTTCATAACGGAGTAAAAGTTTTTGATGGACAGTTAAGGTTTCATTTTAATTCAGATCAAAAAGTTACATCGATAAACGGGACATTAATTAGCGGGTTAAAAGTAAACTCTCAACCTCAAATTACAGCAAGTCAGGCTTCAGGAATGGCTTTACAGTATGTTTCAAATCAAAATTTAAGCTCGTCTAATGTCCCATTAATGGTTATTAAAACCAATTTATATGTTTTTCAAAAAGGATTAATAGAAAACAAAAATTTTGGCGATTACTTAGTTTATGAAGTTGAAGTTAGAAATAATAACGATGTAAGAGAATATTTATTTATAGATGCTTTTACTGGTGAAATTGTTCAACAGTTCACAGGTATGGCTCATATTAATAGACAAGTATACGAGAATAATACATTTAATTTTGTTTGGCAAGAAGGAGATGCGTTTCCAGGATCTCTAACTAATTGGCAACAAAATGAGGTTGTAGCATCAGAAGATGTTTACAATTTTTTTGAAAACGCATTTGGATACGTTTCTTATGACAACCAAGATGCAACTATGGTAACAATTAATAATAATCCAAATATATCTTGTCCCAACGCTAACTGGAATGGTGTATCCGCTAATTATTGCGATGGTACAGCAGCAGATGATGTGATTGCTCATGAATGGGGACATGCTTATACCGAGTATACAAGTGGATTAATTTATTATTACCAATCTGGTGCATTAAATGAATCTTTCTCTGATGTATGGGGAGAAACAGTAGATTTATTAAATAATTATGAGGATTTTGGTGAAGACTTATCCATTAGAACAGGTATTTCTTGTACACCTTCTTTAAGATGGAAAGTAGGAGAAGATGCAACAGCTTTTGGAGGAGCAATTAGAGATATGTATAATCCACCTTGTAATAATGATCCAGGAAGAGTTGGAGCAAACAACTATTGGTGTAGTCCAGGTGATTCTGGAGGAGTACATATAAACTCTGGTATTCCTAATCATGCGTATGCTCTATTAGTAGATGGTGGTAGTTATAATGGATATATAGTTACGGGAATAGGGTTTACAAAAGCAGCGCATATCTTTTGGAGAGCTCAAAGTCAATATTTAACACCAACATCAGATTTTTCTGTTTTTGCAGATGCATTAGAAGCTTCAGCTAATGATTTATTAGGTATTAATTTAACAGGGTTATCTACAGATGCACCAGTTGGTCCATCTGGAGAGATTATAACAGCAGCAGATATTACGCAGTTAAATAATGCATTATTAGCAGTAGAATTAAGAATGAATCCTGATCAATGTGGATTTACACCTTTGCTTTCTGAAACAACTACTTTATGTAACAATGCTACATCTGGAGCGCTTTATACTCAAGATTGGGAAAATGGTTTAGATGGATGGACTGTAAGTAATGTTCCTTCAAACCCTTCATCTTGGGAACCAAGAGATTGGGTTTTAGAACCAAATTTACCAAAAAGTAGACCAGGTACAGGTGTATTTGGAGCAGATCCTATAATTGGGGATTGTGGCGCTGATTTAGAAAATGGTATTTTAAGATTAGAAAGTCCAGTTATTAATTTACCATCAGGTGTAGCTGGAGATTTTGAATTAGCTTTTAATCATAATGTCTCTACTGAGTTTCAATGGGATGGAACAAATGTAAAGTATAGTAAAAATGGAGGCGTTTGGAAAATTGTACCTGCATCTGCTTTTACAACCAATGCTTATAATGATGTTATAAATCCTGCTTCTTCAGGTAACGATAACCCTCTTCAGGGACAAGCAGCTTTTACAGGTTATGATGAAGGTGGTTTAACTGGAAGTTGGGTAACAAGTGTTGTAAACTTTGCTAATATGAACGTTAATGCAGGTGATAGTATTCAATTACGTTTTGAAGTAGGAACAGATGGTTGTAATGGTACAGTTGGTTGGTACTTAGATGAAATTTATGTGTACAATTGTTCTGTAGATTTACTTAGTGTACAAAATTTTGAAACATTAGATAAATCTATAAGAATTTATCCTAATCCTTCAAATGGGATATTTAATATTCAAAATAATGGAAATATTAATCTTACTAGTATTGAAGTTATTGATATTAATGGAAGAGTTATTAAATCTAATACATCAACGTTTAATCAAGTAGATTTAAATGACGTTTCTAACGGAATATATTTTGTTAAGCTAAAATCAAACTCCACTACAATTACTAAAAAAGTAATTAAGAATTAA
- a CDS encoding nucleoside-diphosphate kinase yields MATNRTFTMLKPDAVEKGHIGAILEKINASGFRIVAMKLTQMTKQDAETFYAIHKERPFFGELVEYMTRGPIVAAILEKDNAVEDFRTLIGATNPAEAAEGTIRKMYAASIGENAVHGSDSDDNAAIEGAFHFSGREMF; encoded by the coding sequence ATGGCAACTAATAGAACATTTACAATGCTTAAGCCTGATGCTGTAGAAAAAGGACACATTGGCGCAATCTTAGAAAAAATTAATGCTTCAGGATTTAGAATCGTAGCAATGAAGTTAACTCAAATGACAAAGCAAGATGCTGAAACATTTTATGCTATACACAAAGAAAGACCATTCTTTGGAGAGTTAGTAGAGTATATGACTCGTGGTCCTATCGTTGCTGCTATTTTAGAAAAAGATAATGCAGTAGAAGATTTTAGAACTTTAATTGGTGCTACTAATCCTGCAGAAGCTGCAGAAGGAACAATTCGTAAAATGTACGCTGCTTCTATAGGTGAGAATGCTGTTCATGGAAGTGACAGTGATGATAATGCAGCTATCGAAGGTGCATTTCATTTTTCTGGAAGAGAAATGTTTTAA
- a CDS encoding DHH family phosphoesterase: MTNHDIKDIKALLSSSKKIVIVTHKNPDGDAIGSSLALFHYLTKLNHLVTVVTPNDYPSFLKWVPGEDLILKFDLQNDQSSKAIKQADIIFTLDFNAFHRAGDMEQILNTSSALKIMIDHHQQPDGYAKYTYSDVSMSSTCEMIYNFIEMLDDCNLIDSNIATAIYLGIMTDTGSFRFNSTTSRTHQVIANLIDKGADNTYIHNQVYDTNSYNRLQLLGCALSNLKILPEFRAAYITLTQAELQNFDYKKGDTEGFVNYALSLENVVLAAIFIEDLQQGIIKISLRSKGDFSVNLMSRHHFNGGGHTNAAGGKSDLNISETVEKFISILPQYKAALHEV, encoded by the coding sequence ATGACAAATCATGATATTAAAGACATAAAAGCGTTACTATCTTCATCAAAAAAGATTGTAATTGTTACTCATAAAAACCCTGATGGAGATGCTATTGGCTCTAGTTTAGCACTGTTTCATTATTTAACTAAGCTCAATCATTTAGTAACCGTTGTAACTCCAAATGATTATCCTAGTTTTTTAAAATGGGTTCCTGGTGAAGATTTAATTTTAAAATTTGATCTTCAAAATGATCAAAGTTCTAAAGCCATCAAGCAAGCCGATATAATTTTTACATTAGATTTTAATGCGTTTCATCGTGCTGGTGATATGGAACAAATATTAAACACTAGCTCTGCTTTAAAAATAATGATAGATCATCACCAACAACCAGATGGATATGCTAAATATACCTACAGCGATGTTAGTATGAGTTCTACCTGCGAGATGATTTATAATTTTATAGAAATGCTTGATGATTGTAATTTAATAGACAGTAATATCGCAACTGCTATTTATTTAGGTATCATGACAGATACTGGCTCGTTTAGATTTAACTCAACAACTAGTCGTACGCATCAAGTCATTGCAAATTTAATTGATAAAGGTGCAGACAACACCTATATTCATAATCAAGTTTACGATACAAACAGTTATAATCGCCTACAATTACTTGGTTGCGCATTAAGTAACTTAAAAATCTTACCAGAATTTAGAGCAGCGTATATAACTTTAACTCAAGCCGAACTTCAAAATTTTGATTACAAAAAAGGCGATACAGAAGGATTTGTTAATTATGCACTATCTCTAGAAAACGTAGTATTAGCTGCTATATTTATAGAAGATTTACAACAAGGAATTATAAAAATTTCCTTGAGGTCTAAAGGTGATTTTTCTGTAAATTTAATGTCTAGACACCATTTTAATGGTGGCGGACATACAAATGCTGCTGGCGGAAAAAGTGATTTAAATATCTCTGAAACCGTAGAAAAATTTATTAGTATATTACCGCAATACAAAGCTGCTTTACATGAAGTTTAA
- the gldI gene encoding gliding motility-associated peptidyl-prolyl isomerase GldI: MKFNHIFYIIFTIAFASCKSPEARKPITVSTGSFIDESVARNKVLNQEQIKKIENIIAKNPDKEYINSGNGFWYYYNTKVESDSLTTPNFGDIVNFNYDVRHLNNDTIYSKKEIKTQNYAMDQEEIFTGLREGLKLLKEGETATFLFPSQKAYGYYGDEHKIGINTPIICEVTINKITQN; this comes from the coding sequence ATGAAGTTTAATCATATCTTTTATATAATATTTACTATTGCTTTTGCAAGCTGCAAAAGTCCAGAAGCTAGAAAACCTATTACTGTTAGTACAGGTAGTTTTATAGACGAGTCTGTTGCTAGAAATAAGGTGTTAAACCAAGAACAAATTAAAAAAATCGAAAACATTATAGCCAAAAACCCAGACAAAGAATATATTAATTCAGGAAATGGATTTTGGTATTATTACAATACAAAAGTTGAAAGCGATAGCTTAACTACACCTAATTTTGGAGATATCGTAAACTTCAATTATGATGTTAGGCATTTAAATAACGACACCATTTATTCTAAAAAAGAAATAAAAACCCAAAATTACGCTATGGATCAAGAAGAAATTTTTACTGGCTTAAGAGAAGGGTTAAAACTATTAAAAGAAGGCGAAACAGCAACATTTCTTTTCCCTTCACAAAAAGCTTATGGCTATTACGGAGACGAACATAAAATAGGTATAAACACACCAATAATTTGTGAAGTCACTATAAATAAAATCACCCAAAATTAA
- a CDS encoding peptidylprolyl isomerase, translating to MKLLFIALIASLSATSCQDKYPDLQDGLYAEIVTTKGTMVAQLFYDKVPVTVANFVGLAEGTHPQLPDSLKGKPFYNGITFHRVMDKFMIQGGDPTGTGRGSAGYRFHSEFYKDLRHNKPGILSMANSGGLATNGTQFFITEVPYPSLDAFDANGNVKACDQPRVSCHGVFGELVKGIEVQDSISNVKVGTGNKPLEDVIINQVNIIRKGADAKAFDVVKVFTTEEPLLSEKFDALKTEAESRVKEEAKKAAEVFKTENKDLEGELIESPTGLVMILNKAKNGKTPKNTEKVLIHSTGYFVNGDLFYTTQVDVAKKFNQYNENAEKNGAYKPFAMIYNESATLVPGFREAMLKMNVGDKARIFVPSYLGYGPSGRRPRIPPNTNLVFDLELVGIE from the coding sequence ATGAAATTACTTTTTATTGCTTTAATAGCAAGCCTTTCGGCTACTTCATGTCAGGATAAATATCCAGACTTACAAGATGGACTATATGCCGAGATTGTTACAACAAAAGGCACAATGGTTGCTCAACTTTTTTACGACAAAGTACCAGTTACAGTTGCTAATTTTGTAGGATTAGCAGAAGGAACACATCCACAATTACCAGACTCTTTAAAAGGAAAACCTTTTTACAACGGTATTACTTTTCATAGAGTAATGGATAAATTTATGATACAAGGTGGCGATCCAACAGGAACTGGTCGTGGAAGCGCTGGTTACAGATTTCATAGCGAATTTTACAAGGACTTAAGACACAACAAACCTGGTATTTTATCTATGGCTAATTCCGGCGGATTAGCAACTAACGGAACACAATTTTTTATAACCGAAGTACCTTACCCTAGTCTTGACGCGTTTGACGCCAACGGAAATGTAAAAGCTTGCGATCAACCAAGAGTTAGCTGTCATGGCGTTTTTGGTGAATTAGTTAAAGGTATCGAAGTGCAAGACAGTATCTCTAACGTAAAAGTTGGAACAGGCAATAAACCTTTAGAAGATGTAATTATTAACCAAGTTAATATTATTAGAAAAGGTGCAGATGCAAAAGCTTTTGACGTTGTAAAAGTATTTACTACAGAAGAACCTTTACTAAGCGAAAAATTTGATGCTTTAAAAACCGAAGCTGAAAGTCGTGTTAAAGAAGAAGCTAAAAAAGCAGCCGAGGTATTTAAAACCGAAAATAAAGATCTTGAAGGAGAACTTATAGAATCTCCTACAGGATTAGTTATGATTTTAAACAAGGCGAAAAACGGTAAAACACCAAAAAACACCGAAAAAGTATTAATACACAGTACAGGTTATTTTGTAAACGGTGATTTATTTTATACAACACAAGTAGATGTTGCCAAAAAATTTAACCAATACAATGAAAATGCAGAAAAAAATGGCGCTTACAAACCATTTGCTATGATATACAACGAGTCTGCAACTCTAGTTCCAGGTTTTAGAGAAGCAATGTTAAAAATGAATGTTGGCGATAAAGCAAGAATATTTGTACCAAGTTATTTAGGTTACGGACCAAGCGGTCGTAGACCACGTATACCGCCAAATACTAATCTTGTTTTTGATTTAGAGTTAGTAGGTATAGAATAA